From Slackia heliotrinireducens DSM 20476:
AGCTGGGGCATCGCCACCGACGAAGGAGACGGCCAGAAGATGGCTATGCGCCTGGGCGCCGACCTTCGTTTCATGGCCGAAGCGTTCCTCTCCCCTGGCTACAAGAAGGAATTCGAAGATGCGCACGAACAGGGCATGTCGCAGCTTTCCACCCTCATCCGCGACGATGCCAAGCGCGGCATCATCTTCGTGAACAAGCACGGCAAGCGCTTCACCAACGAGTGCGCCAGCTATGACTGCGTGGGCCGCAGCTTCGGCGGTTTCGAGAACAACGGCGAGAACCGCGGCTGGGCGAACCTGCCTGCCTGGGCCATCATCGACCAGGAGGCGGCCGACAACCACACGTTCAACAGCGGCGAGCTGGGAACGCCGGGCAACAGCTACACCAAGTACGACACGCTGGAGGAACTGGCCGACGCCTGCGGCATCGACAAGGAAGGCCTGCTTGAGGAAATCGCCCGCTTCAACGAGAACGCCGAGCAGGGCCTGGACCCCGACTTCGGCCGCGGCCAGGACTATTACGGCCAGAACTCCATCTACACCTCCACCGACTACGAGGGCGCGTTCCGCACGCTGCAGCCCATCGCGACCCCGCCGTTCTATGCTGCCGAGATCGTGCCGGTGGTGCTGGGCACAATGGGCGGCGCGAAGACGAATGCAAACGCAGAAGTCGTCGATACAGACGGCAATGTGATCTCCCGCCTGTATGCCCAGGGCAACGTGTCCGGCATCGGTGCCGGCGGTGCTTGCTACGTCGGCGGCGGCGGGACGATCGGCCCCGGCATCGCTTATGGCGAAATCGCTGCCAATCAGATTCAGAATCTGACCGACTGGCAGTAGCCCTCATTCGTAAATCAGGGCATAAACCCTGCATATTGCCCTGATCGAAATGCCCGCTAACATGAGCGGGCATTTCGCATTGCTATTCGCAACCCGCTTCCAGCGCGCAGGCAACGATCAAACCCGCTATCATCTGGGATGATACAATAGCCGAGAAGAATACCATTCGCTTGTAAGGGGCGCGCAGTGAAACAATCCGTTCAGTTGCTAGATACGCCGCAGTTCAAAGAGCTCGTTCGCGCTGCATGGCTGGCCCCCGTCCGACGCTCTGACATCGTGCCGGAATATGTTCCAGGCGGTTTTTCTGCAGACCAGGTATGGGATGCCCTCACTGCGATCCGATACGCCCAATCCTACAGAAGCCCGGTTTCGCTCGCCGGCGCCAGTCACTCTTCGGGCAATTGGCACAACTTCACCGTGCGGCTCCAGGACACCTGCAGGCAGATTGCAGATCTTACGTACAAGGGGTCCGACCTGGACATCATCGCCCGAGACAGGGCGGGTACCGCATTCATCACGCAGCAATACATCGAGGAGATGGTGACAAACCTCGACTTCGACGGCTTCACGGCGAATTACGAAGACGTCCGAGCCGTATTGGTCGGCGACCGCCCGCCGGTCGATGCCGCGGAAACGATTGCGGCCAATTACCACTCGCTCATGGTTGAGCTTGGTGACATGGTTGATAGCCCGTTCGATGAGCAAACGCTGGGCGACATGTACGCCCGTCTTGCGCATGGCATCGAAGACGAGGTTCGCCGCATCGAACAAGCCGACATCTCAACGGGCTGCAAGGTGCCCCGATCTCCGCTCCAGGACCACTACCGCGCAGCAGGCTCCGCACCCGAATCGTCGATCGCGCTGCCCATCGACATCGCCAACGGACGCGCCGAAGCACCCAGACGCCACCCGATTATGGAATCGATGCTCGTCAACTGCCAGTTTTGGCGCACGAACCTGTATCCGGCGCTCAACAACCTCATGGGCTGCATTGCAAGCAGGTTCTATCTGGTACGTGAAGGCTACCCCGTCATGCGCTACGTGCCGAAGATTCGCATTCTCGAAAAATGGCGCTACGGGGCGTATGACGGCATTGCATCGTTTTCGTTCGACGAAGCCATGGCAATCGCGCACGAAAACGGCGACTGGACGGCATACTACGATGCAGTCATGTCGCTTCTGCTGCTTGAGATACAGGACATGAAGCGATCGCTGCTGCACCGCGCCGCCATCGACGAGCGTGCGATGTCCGGCATCGGCAACATTCCGTATCTGACCCACCGCCAGCGGGATGTGTTGAAGCAAGCTGTTCTTGCTCCCGAAACCGAATTCGCCATAGCCGCGCATCAGAAGACGTACGGCATCGCCTATTCGACAGCCCGAGCCGACCTGGAGAAACTTGCAGATGCGGGATATCTCACGCGTTTCATGTCCGGTAGTGCATACCACTACCGCGCTGCTGCAAATCTGCGTACGACGCTGGCAGCGAAATGCCCGGCGTAAGCGCCTAGCAAATGCACCTACGAATTGCCGCTTAAAGCTCGCAGGGCTTGCGCCAGCTCTTGATCGGTCAACAATCCGTTCTGATGAAGCCTATTGAGCTCAAGCACATCAGCGGCCGTTGTATCAGATCCTGCAGATTGAACAGAGGCGATTCCTCCAACAGGCGCACTATGCGACGATGCCGCACCCTCTCCAGGAATAGCGGTGAGCCACTTTGCAGAAAGGCACAGGAGCAGGGTCACGAAAAGCGAGTTCAGCATATTCGGCAGACCCACGCACAGGAAGTTCATCGCGCCCATTGCCGCATCGGTGCCGGAAGCAACCATAGAAACAAAAGTAGAGAGAGCGTATGCCACCTGCACCAAGCATGCGAGGACTGCGAAAACCATGACGAACCCACGAAGAACGCCATGCGAAGAACGGACTCCTATGAAGGACAGGACGACAATACCGATGAAAGCGAAAGCGGCGATTATATTGCCAACAGCGCCGAAGTAAACATACACAGGAACCCACGTCATGCTGGTTAAGCTGATCAGCTGAAACACCGACAGAGCTAAGATTACCGCACAAACGCCTGCGCCGACAGCAACAACGGGGCGATTGCACATGAAAGAACCGACTATCAAAACCAGCATGCCGATGGTCAAGATGATGTTGTAGGGGTTTACTACAATCGGGGCCACCTCAGAGGCCCAGCCATACAAATATCCCAGCAAAACCTGGCCAAGGATTCCTAATGCGCTGCATGCGAGGGCAAGTATTCCCATGACGCCGGCGATTCGGGCCGCACTGCGAATACGCGGGTCGATCGTTTGGTTCTGCGTGGGGGTTGCGATTACGGTCACGACATGCCTCCTAATAGTAAGAGTTCATAATGATGAGCGGCAGCACGGCCGAAAGGATGCCGAGAAGCACCGATAGCACGACAGACACGATGACGCCGATAAGCGCACCTTTGCCTGCAGCTTTCGCCGTTATCGGGCGGTCGTCCTTCCATACCAGGTACAGAATCAGACCCACCATCGGGAAGAAGAATCCGAGGGCCGCCCATCCGAATCCGCCCGTATCGGGAGCAGCTGCAGCCTGCTGAACCGCAGCGGACGCATTGGCCTGCTGCCGCGCGTTTGCGAAGGTTGCGAGCGCCTGCGCCTTGCTCGATTCGTACGTCTCCTGCGTTATCGAACCGCTTTCCAACAGGTCGCTCAACCGCTGAAGCTCGATGCTCAACGCGGTTACTTCCGGACTTGTGTTTTGCGCAGCCTGCTGTTCAGAAGCCGGCGCGACGATAGGCTCCGGCGTTTCTGCAACGGTCGTGAAACCGGTGCCGCAACCCGTGCAGAAACGAGCTTCGGCAGGCAGTTCGCGACCGCACTCGGGGCAGTATTTTGTGGCGCTTGTCATGCTGTCGTTCTCCTTCGCTAATGGCATGTCGCTTGTCTATACGCAGTATAGATTACAGAGTCGTGCGCTTCGTTGCACAACTTTCCAATATGCATGTCTCGGACGGTTTCCAGTGCGCACCATTACCGAACCATTGGAATGTCCGAGAAGTGCTGCTATGGTGGTATCTATGAGGTGCAACGGCGAGCTATCTCTCAGAGATGCCGACATCGCCGATACTTTCGCGTGCATCTAGGACCGCTCGAAAGGACAGGCTATGGGTAGAAAGAACAGATCTCGCGTCCCTGTATATCTGAATTCCGAAGATGCAAACATTACTCCAGAAGAGTTGGCGATTATTCTTCACGGTGCCGGCACCGTCGTTCACAGGGGCGGCCGATCCCTGCTCGTCAAACTACTAAAGGGATCACGGGACAAGAAACTCCTTGAACTGGGGCTGGACGCCGACGAATCATACGGTGCGCTCTCACACCTCACCCTCGACGCCATTTCGCGTAAGGTCGACTGGACCATCGAGGAGGGGTTTCTAAGCTACTACTACGACTGGAGAAATCCCCTGCTCATGTATACCGAACTCGGTTGGGAGCTCGAAAGGCCGCAGGCCGCATACAGCAAGTTCAAGAAGTTCTGCAACGATATCGAAACCGGCGAGTTTCGCATGGCGGAACGTATGGCCAACATGGAGAATGAGCTTCAGTTCGACGTTATCGACCTTATTGCGCAGCGTTGCGATGAACGTTGTTTCGACCACCTTGAGGTATGGTCGAAGTCAGCCACGAAGCGCATCCGCAAAAAGATCGCCTGGGCCCAAAGGACGATTTCATCACGCAAATCGGACGGCATGTCCGACGGAGCATAATTCGGAAAGAAGCATCATCGGCAGAAGCAGAATGCCGCATCGAAAAGATTGTTCATGGCCTAAAACATGTTGATGCTTCTGCTTGTGAACGAGGCCGTGTCTGGTCACCTGCCTTCTCGCTCTGCAACTTTTCCCGAAATTTTCTTGGGTATATTCGCAACAACTGAGGAGTGGCGCTCGGGCGGCTCCCAAGTCGTACACTACGGGAAATTCTTGGCGCAGAAGGGGGTTTTGGCCGAAAGAAGTGGGCAGACCGCGGCCACAGATACAGCAAAAAGCCAGGGAACATTCCCTGGCTTGATTTCAGATGGCGGGATGTACGAGACTTGAACTCGCGACCTCCGACGTAACAGTTGGTTGAGCGGGTGGGAACGGATGGTTTCAAATAGTGTGCAATGTGCGCTTGAACAGGGTAAACTGTGAACAGATGGTTTCAAACGGAATCGAAAAGATTCGCGCGTTGGCTTAGCATTGGCTTAGGATTGGCTGAATTGAAAAGGTGGTCACGAATTCTGACCCGATTGGCTTAGCCGAAAAGGTAGTCACGAATGAATGACGACCGCTTACGCGAGAATTAATCGATTTCCCTGTCGAAAGAGAGCGTTGATATGTGCATGAATGCAGACTGGAATCACCTACGGGAAGAGCACGAGATAGCTTATCTGCGAGCCGATATTTGCCTGGGCTCTCCTCAGTCTTATAGCCTGGAAGAAAAGCGTCAAATCTACGAAGACATGGATGCCAGCACGAAGGCCATTGATGCTGCAATGCGTGCAGACTTCTGGTCCATGCCGGCTGAAGTAAGAAGCCGCCTCCTCGACATGCTTGGTTCTTCAGGTTGCGAGACAAGGCAGTGGTGGGAAGATTTACTGGGCGCCCATCCGAGCGATTTGTCGCAAGAGAATCGAATGACGTTCCAGTAGCGTTGGCTCAAAGCATGCAAACAAGGCGGTTAAGCAACCGACTGCCTATGGAAATTGAGGGCGGAGATCATTCTCTCCGCCCTTCATTTACTGACTATTTCTTTGCGCTGGTCAACTAGGCTCAATCAATAATTTCCGTAACTCTCCAACCCCAACGATTCTTCTTTCGATCCCATGATTTCTCCGCGACAAAATCGATAGTCTTGTAATCAGTCAGGTGATGCAGTTCGATGAGTTTGGCTGGCACATAGTACTCATCGCCCGTATTCTCGTCTTCTACAAAGCCAAAGTCTTTCTTGGCATATCGGCTTCTTGCAAATTGGAACCTGCCAGTTCCTTTGAGCTTATAGCTGTCTTCCTCTGCTTCAGCTCCAAGTTCAAGAGTTGTCGCTTCCCACTCCCATGTCCCTTTGACCAAAGCTGACTTCGGTGGCTTGTAGGTCTTGCGACATGATCCGCTAGCTTGCTGGAACTGCTTTGCCTGCTTACCATCGAGCAGTGCGGGCGAAACCCAAACCCGCATTTGCCTTGAATTGACAAATCCGAAGTTTTGAACGAGATCGATTTGACCTGAGTACGTGGACGTAAATTGCTTGGCCATCGTGGCCTCAGGAAAAGGCTCAATCGCGCCAATTATTGATTTATGCTCTGAACCGAAGCGACCACGATAGCATAAGCCATTGGAAACGCATGATGCTATGTCTTCCCGCTTTACAGCGATGCGGAAATAGCAATCGCGCGAAGGGTCATCCACGACGATATGTGCAAGGTTTTGGTCCGCTATTACCTTGTCGACATAGAACTGGGTCCAGGGCAATTCCTCAGCAACTAGCTCAGTTGCTCCCTGGGAAAGCTGGGAATATAGCAATTCGTTGCTATCTACTGATTCAGTATTAGCGAACCAATCCTCTTGCTTCAAAATGCCTGCGCCCTCAGAGGTGCGCCATCCGTTTGCTTCACATAGCTTATCCAATAGAAGAACCTCGGCTTTCGCCTCTGGGTATCTACCGGTACGAGCAAACAAAACCGCTG
This genomic window contains:
- a CDS encoding FAD-dependent oxidoreductase — translated: MSKHMSRRDMFKLGGIAGLSAMAAASLAGCGGQPRVAGEGGGQAVASDVSDITWDEEADVVVIGSGTGSYTAMRCANDGLDVIVLEKNAQAGGSTIFSSSVVWAPCNDLSVAEGIEDSREEALTYIEALSGDTFMPDEAAAYIDNVNAAVRNSTEIAGVEWAIWPAGIDYSVFLPGGKERGRAILPKVPEGETSIGKFNGPIIEAAQNLGARYMTSTPAKSFISRTNEDGTIEVLGVAAESNGKRINVRARKAVVLASGGFDWNMSMMENYLRTPARYSWGIATDEGDGQKMAMRLGADLRFMAEAFLSPGYKKEFEDAHEQGMSQLSTLIRDDAKRGIIFVNKHGKRFTNECASYDCVGRSFGGFENNGENRGWANLPAWAIIDQEAADNHTFNSGELGTPGNSYTKYDTLEELADACGIDKEGLLEEIARFNENAEQGLDPDFGRGQDYYGQNSIYTSTDYEGAFRTLQPIATPPFYAAEIVPVVLGTMGGAKTNANAEVVDTDGNVISRLYAQGNVSGIGAGGACYVGGGGTIGPGIAYGEIAANQIQNLTDWQ
- a CDS encoding zinc ribbon domain-containing protein, whose protein sequence is MTSATKYCPECGRELPAEARFCTGCGTGFTTVAETPEPIVAPASEQQAAQNTSPEVTALSIELQRLSDLLESGSITQETYESSKAQALATFANARQQANASAAVQQAAAAPDTGGFGWAALGFFFPMVGLILYLVWKDDRPITAKAAGKGALIGVIVSVVLSVLLGILSAVLPLIIMNSYY
- a CDS encoding RQC-minor-1 family DNA-binding protein, translating into MGRKNRSRVPVYLNSEDANITPEELAIILHGAGTVVHRGGRSLLVKLLKGSRDKKLLELGLDADESYGALSHLTLDAISRKVDWTIEEGFLSYYYDWRNPLLMYTELGWELERPQAAYSKFKKFCNDIETGEFRMAERMANMENELQFDVIDLIAQRCDERCFDHLEVWSKSATKRIRKKIAWAQRTISSRKSDGMSDGA